One window of the Passer domesticus isolate bPasDom1 chromosome W, bPasDom1.hap1, whole genome shotgun sequence genome contains the following:
- the LOC135289062 gene encoding small ribosomal subunit protein eS19-like → MEIFQPRKKYLAPGILRRSFLVRKNPHRDQISSSPAVPERGFPSPLAKLKNQFYTRAASPAQHLSLYSGAGVGSMPKVHWSRQPCGVRPSHFSRGSGTVARRVLPAIEAPKAVEKDQDESQKMTPQRQRDLHLIAAQVATGTNNH, encoded by the coding sequence ATGGAGATTTTTCAGCCCAGAAAGAAATACCTAGCCCCGGGAATTCTCCGGCGCTCCTTCCTGGTTCGGAAGAATCCCCACAGGGATCAGATTTCCAGCAGCCCGGCAGTCCCAGAACGGGGGTTCCCATCCCCCCTCGCGAAATTAAAGAACCAGTTTTACACAAGAGCAGCCTCCCCGGCCCAGCACCTATCCCTGTACAGCGGGGCCGGCGTGGGCTCCATGCCCAAGGTGCACTGGAGCCGGCAGCCCTGTGGGGTGCGGCCCAGCCACTTCAGCCGCGGCTCGGGCACCGTAGCCCGCCGGGTGCTGCCCGCGATCGAGGCACCCAAGGCGGTCGAAAAGGACCAAGACGAGAGCCAGAAGATGACTCCGCAGAGGCAGCGGGACCTGCATCTCATCGCTGCGCAGGTCGCCACTGGCACCAACAACCACTGA